The proteins below come from a single Alnus glutinosa chromosome 9, dhAlnGlut1.1, whole genome shotgun sequence genomic window:
- the LOC133876933 gene encoding uncharacterized mitochondrial protein AtMg00860-like, producing MPPPLFQSLMNHIFQPFLRKFILVFFDDILIYSPNMETHLTHLKTALDLLRQHQLFAKLSKCKFACLEVEYFGHVVSAQRVCVDLEKIQDMVDWPHPKSIKALRGFLGLIGYYRKFIRGYGSIAAPLTIMLKKNSFTWTEPSQAAFLALKTAVTQAPVLALPNFAQPFVIECDASGVRIGAVLM from the coding sequence ATGCCCCCTCCACTTTTCCAGAGCCTTATGAACCACATTTTCCAGCCCTTTTTACGGAAATTCATTCTcgttttctttgatgatataTTGATCTACAGCCCCAATATGGAAACCCATCTTACTCATCTAAAGACAGCCTTGGACCTCTTAAGGCAACACCAATTATTTGCTAAGTTGTCTAAGTGTAAGTTTGCATGCTTGGAAGTAGAATATTTTGGTCATGTGGTCTCGGCTCAAAGGGTATGTGTAGATCTCGAGAAGATTCAAGATATGGTTGACTGGCCACACCCTAAATCCATTAAAGCCTTGAGGGGTTTTCTGGGTTTGATAGGGTACTACAGAAAATTCATAAGGGGATATGGGTCGATCGCAGCCCCATTGACAATCATGCTCAAGAAAAACTCCTTTACTTGGACAGAACCTTCTCAAGCGGCTTTCTTGGCTCTAAAAACTGCAGTGACTCAAGCTCCGGTCCTAGCCCTACCTAACTTTGCCCAACCCTTCGTCATAGAGTGTGACGCGAGTGGAGTGCGTATAGGGGCAGTCCTAATGTAG